A stretch of the Corylus avellana chromosome ca6, CavTom2PMs-1.0 genome encodes the following:
- the LOC132185887 gene encoding ent-kaurene oxidase, chloroplastic — protein MAAITPIFQDFQAAAPLATTVAVGGLSLLIVSYSIRRYISAHKRGPSKLPPVPVVPGLPVIGNLLQLTEKKPHKTFTKWAEIYGPIYSIRTGASTIVVLNSADVSKEAMVTRFSSISTRKLSKALKILTADKCMVATSDYNEFHKTVKRHLLANVLGANAQKRHQCHRDTLVENVSSRLHALTRNSPLQAVNFRIIFESELFGLSLKEALGKDMESIYVEELGSTLSREEIFKVLVTDLMEGAIEVDWRDFFPYLGWIPNRSVELKLQRAAFRRQMVMNALIKEQKERIASGEDLNCYLDYLLSEAKTLTNEQITMLVWETIIETADTTLVATEWAMYELAKDPNRQDRLYREIENVCGSDKITEEHLSQLPYLNAVFHETLRRHSPVPVIPLRYAHEDTQLGGYHVPAGSEIAINIYGCNMDKKQWENPEEWKPERFLDEKYDPLDLHKTMAFGAGRRACAGTLQASLISCTSIGRLVQEFEWMLKDGEVENVDTVKLTSQKLHPLQAVLKPRN, from the exons ATGGCAGCCATAACGCCTATCTTTCAAGATTTCCAAGCAGCGGCGCCCTTAGCCACCACTGTTGCTGTTGGGGGTCTCTCTTTGTTGATTGTCTCTTACAGCATCAGAAGATACATCTCTGCCCACAAGAGGGGACCCTCCAAACTCCCTCCTGTACCCG TGGTTCCAGGGCTACCGGTGATAGGAAACTTGCTGCAGCTGACGGAGAAAAAACCCCACAAGACATTTACAAAGTGGGCTGAGATATATGGGCCAATCTATTCAATCAGGACCGGTGCTTCTACTATTGTTGTTCTCAATTCCGCCGATGTTTCCAAAGAG GCTATGGTGACCAGATTTTCATCCATCTCAACAAGGAAGTTGTCGAAAGCCTTAAAGATTCTCACCGCTGACAAGTGTATGGTTGCAACAAGCGACTACAATGAGTTTCACAAGACAGTAAAACGACATTTACTTGCAAATGTTTTGGGAGCGAATGCTCAG AAGCGACATCAATGCCACAGAGACACCTTGGTAGAAAATGTTTCGAGCAGATTACATGCTCTTACAAGGAACTCTCCTCTTCAAGCTGTGAATTTCAGGATAATATTCGAGTCTGAGCTTTTTGGACTATCTTTGAAAGAA GCTTTGGGGAAAGACATGGAATCCATTTATGTGGAAGAGCTTGGGAGCACTTTGTCAAGAGAGGAGATATTTAAAGTTCTTGTGACTGACTTAATGGAGGGTGCGATTGAGGTGGATTGGAGAGATTTCTTCCCATATCTGGGATGGATTCCAAATAGGAGTGTGGAATTGAAACTTCAGCGCGCAGCTTTCCGCAGGCAGATGGTGATGAATGCCCTGATCAAGGAGCAGAAGGAGCGCATAGCTTCAGGAGAG GACTTAAATTGTTATCTTGACTACTTGTTATCTGAGGCAAAAACACTTACGAATGAACAAATTACCATGTTGGTTTGGGAGACAATCATCGAGACAGCAGATACTACTTTGGTTGCAACAGAATGGGCAATGTATGAACTTGCCAAAGATCCAAACCGGCAG GATCGTCTGTATCGAGAAATCGAAAACGTTTGTGGGTCCGACAAGATTACAGAGGAACACTTGTCTCAGCTTCCATACTTGAATGCTGTTTTCCATGAAACTCTGAGGAGGCACAGTCCAGTTCCAGTAATACCTTTGCGATATGCACACGAAGATACCCAGTTAGGAGGGTACCATGTTCCTGCTGGAAGTGAG ATTGCTATAAACATATACGGGTGTAACATGGACAAGAAACAATGGGAAAACCCTGAAGAGTGGAAGCCGGAGAGGTTTCTGGACGAGAAATATGATCCGTTGGATTTGCACAAGACAATGGCATTTGGAGCCGGAAGGAGAGCTTGTGCAGGTACTCTTCAGGCATCGTTAATATCATGCACATCAATTGGTAGATTAGTGCAGGAGTTTGAATGGATGCTCAAAGATGGGGAAGTGGAGAATGTGGATACTGTTAAGCTCACTTCCCAAAAACTCCATCCCTTGCAAGCGGTTCTAAAGCCTAGAAATTGA
- the LOC132184559 gene encoding lysine histidine transporter-like 8 — MEERPETELISIPATPRASTPEIQTPTGQRSPRPASNREGKTSTAWTPTSFISPRFLSPIGTPMKRVLINMKGYLEEMGHLTKLNPQDAWLPITESRNGNAHYAAFHNLNAGVGFQALVLPVAFAFLGWSWGILSLTIAYCWQLYTLWILVQLHEAVPGKRYNRYVELAEAAFGERLGVWLALFPTVYLSAGTATALILIGGETMKLFFQIVCGPLCSSNPLTTVEWYLVFTSLCIVLSQLPNLNSIAGLSLIGAVTAITYSTMVWVLSVSQQRPPLISYEPLSLPSFNASLFSVLNALGIIAFAFRGHNLVLEIQATMPSTFKHPAHVPMWRGAKVAYFFIAMCLFPVSIGGYWAYGNLMPSGGILNALYAFHSHDIPRGLLAMTFLLVVFNCLSSFQIYSMPVFDSFEASYTSRTNRPCSIWVRSGFRVFYGFVNFFIGVALPFLSSLAGLLGGLTLPVTFAYPCFMWVLIKKPTKYSFNWYFNWILGWLGIAFSLAFSIGGIWSMVNNGLKLKFFKPN, encoded by the exons ATGGAGGAGAGGCCAGAGACAGAGTTGATATCGATACCGGCGACGCCGAGAGCGTCGACGCCGGAGATACAGACGCCGACGGGGCAGAGGTCGCCGAGGCCGGCGTCTAACAGGGAGGGGAAGACCTCGACGGCGTGGACTCCGACGTCGTTTATATCCCCTCGGTTTCTGAGCCCCATTGGGACGCCGATGAAGAGGGTGCTGATCAACATGAAGGGTTACTTGGAGGAGATGGGTCATCTCACGAAGCTCAACCCTCAGGACGCTTGGCTTCCCATCACCGAGTCTCGCAATGGGAACGCTCACTACGCTGCGTTTCACAACCTCAATGCCGGGGTTGGCTTCCAGGCCCTGGTTTTGCCCGTTGCCTTTGCCTTTCTCGGCTG GAGTTGGGGAATACTTTCTTTGACCATAGCCTACTGTTGGCAACTCTATACTCTCTGGATTCTAGTTCAGCTACATGAGGCAGTTCCAGGAAAGCGGTACAACAGATATGTGGAGCTTGCAGAAGCAGCATTTG GGGAAAGATTGGGTGTCTGGCTTGCTCTCTTCCCGACTGTTTATTTATCAGCCGGAACGGCAACAGCTTTGATTCTTATAGGAGGGGAGACCATGAAACTATTTTTTCAGATAGTTTGCGGGCCCCTCTGTTCATCGAATCCCCTTACAACAGTAGAGTGGTATCTGGTGTTTACTTCTCTATGCATTGTTCTATCTCAGCTCCCAAACCTCAATTCAATTGCTGGACTTTCTCTCATAGGGGCTGTAACAGCCATCACTTACTCCACCATGGTGTGGGTCCTCTCCGTAAGCCAACAAAGGCCACCACTAATATCATATGAACCCCTTTCATTGCCGTCCTTCAATGCTTCTCTCTTTTCAGTCTTGAATGCACTCGGAATTATAGCCTTTGCATTTAGGGGACACAATTTGGTTTTAGAGATCCAG GCAACTATGCCATCGACATTTAAGCACCCAGCTCATGTTCCTATGTGGAGAGGAGCCAAAGTTGCCTACTTCTTTATTGCCATGTGCTTGTTCCCTGTTTCCATTGGAGGCTATTGGGCTTACGGAAATCTT ATGCCTTCAGGAGGGATTCTTAATGCCTTGTATGCATTTCACAGTCACGACATTCCAAGAGGACTTCTTGCAATGACTTTTCTGCTAGTTGTGTTCAACTGTTTGAGCAGTTTCCAGATATACTCCATGCCTGTTTTTGACAGCTTCGAAGCCAGCTACACGAGCCGAACCAACCGCCCCTGCTCGATTTGGGTCAGGTCTGGTTTTCGTGTATTCTATGGATTTGTCAACTTCTTCATAGGAGTGGCACTCCCTTTCCTCTCCAGTCTTGCTGGTCTGTTGGGAGGACTCACACTTCCAGTCACATTTGCTTACCCTTGCTTCATGTGGGTTCTCATAAAGAAGCCTACAAAATACAGCTTCAATTGGTACTTCAACTGGATCCTTGGCTGGTTAGGAATTGCTTTTAGCTTGGCCTTTTCCATTGGAGGAATCTGGAGCATGGTTAACAATGGACTTAAGTTGAAATTCTTCAAGCCCAACTGA
- the LOC132184514 gene encoding dof zinc finger protein DOF3.4-like codes for MPSETAEAKAVRVQQSLGHPHPQQTQPLPCPRCDSLSTKFCYYNNYNLSQPRHFCKSCRRYWTQGGTLRNVPFGGGTRKNTTTKRTRATTNSSSSSSSSSSSTVSNEAVPSNPIPVLPPGDMVSHDVGLNENGAMGGGFNFMVSSQGQGFLGLSGYGLGTIPGFDEMGGFGLGRGVWTFPEVGDFGGAGNGGPSVASSGYDTWQMSGADGGDSFASTDLAISTPSQGLE; via the coding sequence ATGCCATCTGAGACAGCGGAGGCCAAGGCTGTGAGGGTGCAGCAAAGCCTGGGCCACCCTCACCCGCAGCAGACCCAGCCCCTCCCTTGCCCGCGCTGCGACTCCCTCTCCACCAAGTTCTGCTACTACAACAACTACAATCTCTCCCAGCCCCGCCACTTCTGCAAGTCCTGCCGCCGCTACTGGACTCAGGGCGGCACTCTTCGCAACGTGCCCTTCGGTGGCGGCACCCGCAAGAACACCACCACCAAGCGCACTCGCGCTACCACTAATTCTTCGTCTTCCTcgtcctcttcctcttcctccacTGTTTCCAACGAGGCCGTACCCTCCAACCCCATTCCGGTTTTGCCTCCCGGCGATATGGTCTCGCATGATGTGGGTCTGAATGAGAATGGGGCGATGGGCGGAGGCTTCAACTTCATGGTGAGCTCGCAGGGTCAGGGGTTCTTGGGGCTGAGTGGATACGGACTGGGGACCATACCCGGGTTCGACGAGATGGGTGGGTTCGGGTTGGGCAGAGGCGTCTGGACATTCCCTGAAGTCGGTGACTTTGGCGGTGCAGGCAATGGTGGTCCTTCCGTTGCTTCTTCAGGGTACGACACGTGGCAGATGAGCGGTGCTGATGGTGGGGATTCCTTTGCTTCCACGGACCTTGCGATTTCAACACCATCCCAGGGTTTGGAGTGA
- the LOC132183928 gene encoding probable indole-3-pyruvate monooxygenase YUCCA10 — MENAVVLIVGAGPSGLAMAGCLTQHSIPYVILEREDCYASLWKKRTYDRLGLHLAKEFCFLPHKTLPPDAPTFMPKQYFLRYVDGYVSEFKINPRYHRSVESAFFDEAAKKWRIEANNTLEGSMEVYSAEFLVVATGENCEGFIPSLPGLDSFPGDILHSNLYKSGSKYKSKDVLVVGCGNSGMEIAYDLVDHGARTSIVIRSPLHVLTKELVHRGMSLLKYLPVYMVDAIITMLARLEYGDLTKYGICKPKRGPFANKTATGRSPVIDVGTIKKIQDGEIEVVSDISSINKNNVVFKNGTEKKFDAIVFATGYRSAANKWLKDYKYALNGEGMPKNSFPEHWKGEKGLYCAGLSRRGLFGVSMDAQAIANDINKFTSGKN; from the exons ATGGAAAACGCAGTCGTGTTGATCGTAGGAGCCGGGCCTTCAGGGTTGGCAATGGCGGGATGCCTAACTCAACACTCCATTCCCTATGTGATTCTAGAAAGAGAGGATTGTTATGCTTctctttggaagaaaagaactTACGATCGATTGGGTCTCCATTTAGCAAAAGAATTCTGTTTTTTACCCCACAAGACTCTGCCTCCCGACGCACCAACCTTCATGCccaaacaatattttcttcGCTACGTAGATGGGTATGTCTCGGAGTTTAAGATAAACCCTCGTTACCATCGTTCTGTTGAATCCGCATTTTTCGACGAAGCTGCAAAGAAATGGCGGATTGAAGCTAACAACACCTTAGAAGGAAGTATGGAAGTTTACAGTGCAGAGTTCTTGGTGGTGGCTACTGGTGAGAACTGTGAGGGTTTTATTCCTTCTCTCCCTGGGTTGGATAGTTTTCCAGGAGATATTCTCCATTCCAATCTTTACAAATCGGGTTCAAAATATAAGTCTAAGGATGTTTTGGTCGTTGGATGTGGAAATTCTGGTATGGAGATTGCCTATGACCTCGTAGACCATGGAGCTCGCACTTCAATCGTTATTAGAAGTccg CTTCATGTGCTGACCAAAGAATTGGTTCACCGGGGAATGTCTTTGTTGAAATATCTCCCGGTTTACATGGTGGATGCTATAATCACAATGCTTGCAAGACTCGAATATGGTGATCTTACCAAGTATGGGATCTGTAAACCAAAGAGAGGCCCGTTCGCCAACAAAACAGCAACAGGAAGATCTCCTGTTATTGATGTTGGAACCATCAAAAAGATCCAAGACGGAGAGATAGAG GTTGTCTCGGACATTTCGAGCATCAACAAGAACAATGTAGTGTTCAAAAATGGCACTGAAAAAAAGTTTGATGCAATTGTTTTTGCAACCGGCTATAGAAGCGCCGCTAATAAATGGTTGAAG GACTATAAGTATGCTCTCAATGGTGAAGGAATGCCAAAGAATAGTTTCCCGGAGCATTGGAAGGGAGAGAAGGGGTTATATTGTGCTGGATTGTCAAGGAGAGGACTCTTCGGTGTATCAATGGACGCACAGGCCATAGCCAATGACATTAACAAGTTCACAAGTGGCAAAAATTAG
- the LOC132185699 gene encoding large ribosomal subunit protein bL19cy-like: MQALRGSIRLVRRQSIGSLSSVDSKSNISRSAAAKFHGSSIGSLTKFSYQPAVSYTRIGSQAETSTASNNGIPLVSVACRSSRPDLFQQAAVMPPFIRRCFSTAENIVESASQDSSACVADVAPRIKFKRLDKTAKHIMQILDKEAVEEVRAERKMPDIKPGYIVQLKVEVPENKRRVSILKGIVIARRNAGLNSTFRLRRLVAGVGVESLFPLYSPNIKEIKVLDKKKVRRAKLYYLRDKMNALKKQ, encoded by the exons ATGCAAGCTTTACGGGGGAGCATCCGGTTGGTCCGGAGACAAAGCATTGGCAGCTTAAGTAGCGTCGATTCGAAATCAAATATTTCTCGCTCTGCTGCTGCCAAGTTTCATGGGAGCTCTATTGGGTCCCTCACCAAGTTTTCGTATCAGCCTGCGGTCTCATAT ACAAGAATCGGCTCCCAAGCAGAGACATCAACAGCATCTAATAATGGTATACCATTGGTATCAGTGGCATGCAGAAGTTCAAGGCCGGATTTGTTTCAACAGGCAGCAGTGATGCCTCCTTTCATTCGCAGGTGCTTTTCAACGGCTGAAAATATTGTTGAATCGGCTTCACAGGATTCTTCTGCGTGTGTCGCTGATGTAGCTCCCCGCATCAAATTTAAGAGGCTCGATAAAACTGCCAAGCACATAATGCAG ATTCTAGATAAGGAAGCTGTAGAAGAAGTGAGGGCAGAGAGAAAAATGCCTGATATAAAGCCTGGTTATATTGTGCAACTCAAAGTG GAAGTGCCTGAGAACAAGCGACGTGTTTCAATTCTGAAAGGCATTGTTATAGCAAGACGTAATGCTGGTTTAAATAGTACATTTAGATTAAGGAGGCTGGTAGCTGGGGTTGGAGTTGAATCGCTCTTCCCACT GTATTCACCTAACATAAAGGAGATAAAGGTGCTGGACAAGAAGAAAGTGAGGAGGGCCAAGCTTTACTATCTCAGGGACAAAATGAACGCGCTTAAGAAGCAATAG